Proteins encoded within one genomic window of Setaria italica strain Yugu1 chromosome IV, Setaria_italica_v2.0, whole genome shotgun sequence:
- the LOC101775936 gene encoding putative leucine-rich repeat receptor-like serine/threonine-protein kinase At2g24130 isoform X2, translating to MNCTSLQELGVDSNGIGGKIPPIIGNLSSTNLSKLYLNDNEITGTIPHAIGNLPSLTDLCLDNNMLEGPIPLEIFQPGWLTQLVLANNQINGEIPKSIGLAQHLSIMDISYNGLQGTIPETLSNLTKLGYLVLDHNQLSGTIPPGLSCSMILDLSYNKLTGQIPDGVAGLSSLQIYLNLSNNLLEGPIPLEFGNMDKIQALDLSANKLSAAIPAQIKGCAEVEYVNLSRNFLQGALPSSIGALPTSLHVLDVSFNRLTGMIPQSLQASPVLQFANFSYNNFTGEVSSEGAFANLTDDSFLGNPDLCGSILGLAPCSGKHGHFLYIAIIVVVAIAAGLLAMVCVVDHDLMKTRLRLTAPSIQLSHFPTVQGNATGKKESDEHPRISYRQLVDATDGFSEVNLIGKGGYGHVYRGVLHGGTVIAIKVLHQDHAGEVIAGSFERECRVLRSIRHRNLIRVITTCSTPDFKAVVLPFMPNGSLDSLIHGPPCGGKPEGPRQLDLDLLLGIASNVAEGMAYLHHHAPVKVVHCDLKPSNVLLDGDMTAIVSDFGISKLVITGARDPEVGEASTSVCNSITRLLQGSVGYIAPEYGLGGRPSTQGDVYSFGVMLLEMISGKRPTDVISEEGHGLHDWAKKRCLQHDVDAVAERWLPRDPPSVLPFGPPRCEMEVIVVMVMELLELGVACSQLVPSMRPTMDDMAHEIACLRDGTWRKYRATGLKAIDQTKSKKY from the exons A TGAACTGCACCAGCTTACAAGAGCTTGGAGTGGACTCAAACGGCATTGGAGGCAAGATCCCGCCGATCATTGGCAATTTGTCATCAACCAATCTCTCCAAGCTTTATTTGAATGACAACGAAATCACCGGCACAATTCCTCATGCCATCGGAAACCTTCCTTCACTGACAGATTTATGCCTGGACAACAACATGTTGGAAGGCCCAATCCCCTTAGAGATATTCCAGCCAGGTTGGCTCACACAGTTAGTCCTGGCAAATAACCAGATCAACGGTGAAATACCCAAATCCATCGGCTTAGCTCAGCACTTAAGTATCATGGACATATCTTATAATGGTCTTCAAGGCACAATACCAGAGACTTTGTCCAACCTCACTAAGTTGGGGTACCTTGTTCTTGACCATAACCAGCTCTCGGGTACCATACCACCTGGTCTCAGCTGCAGCATGATCTTGGACCTTTCTTACAACAAACTTACTGGTCAAATTCCTGATGGTGTAGCTGGGCTTAGTAGCCTCCAAATCTATCTTAATCTCTCTAACAATCTCTTAGAGGGCCCCATACCATTGGAATTTGGCAATATGGACAAGATCCAGGCTCTTGACTTGTCGGCGAACAAGCTCTCGGCGGCAATACCAGCGCAGATCAAGGGCTGTGCTGAGGTTGAGTATGTCAATCTCTCCAGAAACTTTCTGCAAGGCGCCCTTCCTTCTTCCATTGGCGCTCTGCCAACCAGCCTCCATGTCCTTGACGTTTCTTTCAATAGGCTTACTGGTATGATTCCTCAGTCTTTGCAAGCATCACCAGTGCTCCAGTTTGCCAACTTCTCATACAATAACTTCACCGGTGAGGTGTCCAGTGAAGGAGCATTTGCAAACCTCACTGATGACTCATTTCTCGGCAATCCTGACCTATGTGGGTCTATTCTCGGCTTGGCGCCATGCAGTGGAAAACATGGTCACTTCCTGTACATAGCCATCATTGTCGTCGTCGCCATTGCTGCCGGTTTATTGGCCATGGTGTGCGTTGTTGATCACGACCTAATGAAGACTCGTTTGAGGTTGACAGCCCCATCCATTCAACTATCACATTTCCCGACAGTACAGGGCAATGCCACGGGCAAAAAGGAGAGTGATGAACATCCAAGGATCTCATATCGTCAGCTTGTCGACGCGACCGATGGCTTTTCAGAAGTGAATTTGATTGGGAAAGGAGGATACGGGCATGTCTACAGGGGTGTCCTCCATGGCGGGACAGTGATCGCCATCAAAGTCCTGCACCAGGACCACGCTGGCGAGGTGATCGCGGGCAGCTTCGAGAGGGAATGCCGGGTGCTCAGGAGCATCCGGCACCGGAACCTCATCCGGGTGATCACCACGTGCAGTACGCCAGACTTCAAGGCCGTCGTGCTCCCGTTCATGCCGAACGGCAGCCTCGATAGCCTCATCCACGGGCCTCCCTGTGGCGGCAAGCCGGAGGGGCCACGccagctggacctggacctgctgcTCGGCATCGCCAGTAACGTCGCCGAGGGCATGGCGTACCTGCACCACCACGCCCCCGTCAAGGTCGTGCACTGCGACCTCAAGCCGAGCAACGtcctcctcgacggcgacaTGACCGCCATCGTCTCCGATTTCGGCATCTCGAAACTGGTGATCACGGGCGCCAGAGATCCAGAGGTGGGCGAGGCGTCGACGTCCGTATGCAACTCCATCACTCGGCTGTTACAAGGCTCTGTTGGCTACATTGCGCCCG AGTATGGATTGGGAGGCCGCCCTTCTACGCAaggcgacgtgtacagcttcggggtGATGCTCCTGGAGATGATCTCCGGGAAGAGGCCGACGGACGTGATCTCCGAGGAGGGGCACGGCCTGCACGACTGGGCCAAGAAACGCTGCCTGCAGCACGACGTGGACGCCGTCGCTGAGCGTTGGCTGCCTCGTGATCCGCCGTCTGTGCTGCCATTTGGCCCGCCCAGGTGCGAGATGGAGGTCATCGTCGTCATGGTCATGGAGCTGCTTGAGCTCGGCGTTGCGTGCTCGCAGCTCGTGCCGTCGATGAGGCCAACCATGGATGACATGGCGCACGAGATCGCTTGCCTTAGGGATGGTACGTGGAGAAAGTACAGGGCAACAGGTCTGAAGGCCATTGACCAGACTAAGTCCAAGAAATATTAG
- the LOC101775524 gene encoding putative leucine-rich repeat receptor-like serine/threonine-protein kinase At2g24130, with amino-acid sequence MEAAPISAAIFTFILIFLSHGLSPTLSAGGSDDRSALLSFKSGVSSDPHGALASWGSSNVCNWTGVACDMAERRVVKLTLRDQKLTGEVSPALGNLSHLNILNLSGNLFTGRVPSELGNLFHLTLLDISMNSFAGKIPPELGNLSSLNYFDLSGNSFIGGVPPELGNLSKLKQLSIGGNGLEGPIPVELTRIRNLIYLNLGENNLSGHIPEAIFCNFSNLQYIDLSSNFLAGKIPIRGDCPLPDLMFLVLWSNNLVGGIPPSISNSTKLEWLLLENNFLTGELPSDMFSNMRDLELLYLSYNYLESPENNTNLDPFFASLTNCTSLKELGVSWNEIAGMMPPLIGRLSPGLKQLHLEYNKIFGPIPANLTNLANLTTLNLSHNHLNGSIPSGIAAMQRFERLYLSNNLLSGEIPPPLGAIPRLGLVDLSHNRLTGAIPATLSNLTQLRVLVLGHNRLSGAIPPSLAQCVNLQNFDLSHNALRGKIPADLSALSGLLYLNLSGNQLEGPIPATISKMVMLQVLNLSSNRLSGTIPPQLGSCVALEYLNVSGNALDGGLPETVAALPFLQVLDVSRNALTGALPLALETAAALRRVNFSYNGFSGEVPGTGAFASFPPDAFLGDAGLCGPVAGLAPCGGGGTRHRVFRDQRVVLPVVITVVGFALAIVGAVVCRAAATAEVRRDSRRSMSTLLTDAGDEPAERDHPRVSHRELAEATRGFEPSSLIGAGRFGRVYEGTLRDGTRVAVKVLDPKGGGEVSRSFKRECQVLRRTRHRNLVRVVTACSQPDFHALVLPLMPNGSLESRLYPPDGGPGRGLGLAQVVAIAGDVAEGLAYLHHYAPVRVVHCDLKPSNVLLDDDMTAVVADFGIAQLVKDVGDDSGFCGDTGSGDPCNSITGLLQGSVGYIAPEYGLGGHPSTQGDVYSYGVMLLELITGKRPTDVIFQEGLTLHDWVKRHYPHDVGEVVARSWLTDAASAVADERLMADVMGELIDLGLECTQHSPSARPTMVEVCHEITLLKEDLAKHRGAAVTTARGPASMTMTASERSYSTTDSSF; translated from the exons ATGGAGGCTGCGCCGATCTCCGCCGCCATCTTCACCTTCATTCTCATCTTCCTCTCCCATGGTCTGAGCCCAACTCTTTCAGCTGGCGGGTCAGATGATCGCTCTGCGCTTCTATCCTTTAAGTCTGGCGTGTCTAGCGATCCCCATGGAGCGCTAGCTAGCTGGGGTTCATCCAATGTGTGCAACTGGACTGGTGTTGCTTGCGACATGGCCGAGAGGCGTGTCGTGAAGCTGACCCTAAGAGATCAAAAGCTCACCGGTGAGGTCTCTCCAGCACTTGGCAACCTCTCCCACCTCAACATACTCAACCTCTCGGGAAACCTCTTCACCGGGAGGGTTCCGTCGGAGTTGGGGAACCTTTTTCACCTCACTTTACTAGACATATCGATGAATTCATTTGCCGGGAAAATCCCTCCAGAGCTCGGCAACCTCTCTAGCCTCAATTACTTTGACCTCTCTGGAAACTCGTTTATTGGAGGAGTGCCGCCGGAGCTCGGAAACCTCTCCAAGCTGAAGCAATTGAGCATTGGCGGCAACGGTTTGGAGGGACCGATTCCGGTTGAGCTCACACGCATTCGGAACCTCATTTACCTCAACCTTGGCGAAAACAACTTGTCCGGGCACATCCCGGAGGCCATCTTTTGCAACTTCTCCAACTTGCAGTACATTGACCTCTCCTCCAATTTCCTTGCCGGCAAGATCCCCATCCGAGGAGATTGCCCACTCCCTGACCTGATGTTCTTGGTCTTGTGGTCGAACAACCTCGTCGGCGGCATCCCGCCCTCGATATCCAACTCGACTAAGCTCGAATGGCTGCTGCTGGAGAATAACTTCCTCACCGGCGAGCTGCCGTCCGACATGTTCAGCAACATGAGGGACTTGGAGCTCCTCTACCTCTCATACAACTACCTAGAGAGTCCAGAGAACAACACCAACCTTGACCCGTTCTTTGCCTCCCTGACAAACTGCACCAGCCTGAAAGAGCTCGGCGTCTCCTGGAACGAGATCGCCGGCATGATGCCGCCGCTCATCGGCCGCCTCTCCCCGGGCCTCAAGCAGCTCCACCTGGAGTACAACAAGATCTTCGGCCCTATCCCGGCCAACCTCACCAACCTCGCCAACCTCACCACGCTGAACCTCTCCCACAACCACCTCAACGGCTCGATCCCGTCGGGCATCGCCGCCATGCAGCGGTTCGAGCGGCTGTACCTGTCCAACAACCTGCTCTCCGgcgagatcccgccgccgctcggcgcgATCCCACGGCTGGGGCTCGTCGACCTCTCCCACAACCGGCTCACCGGCGCCATCCCGGCCACCCTCTCCAACCTCACGCAGCTGCGCGTCCTCGTGCTGGGCCACAACCGTCTCTCCGGCGCCATTCCTCCGAGCCTCGCCCAATGCGTGAACCTGCAGAATTTCGATCTCTCCCACAACGCGTTGCGGGGGAAGATCCCGGCGGACCTCTCCGCGCTCAGTGGCTTGCTCTACCTGAACCTCTCCGGCAACCAGCTGGAAGGCCCGATCCCGGCGACCATTAGCAAGATGGTGATGCTGCAGGTGCTCAACCTGTCGTCGAACAGGCTCTCCGGCACGATCCCGCCGCAGCTCGGCAGCTGCGTCGCGCTCGAGTACCTCAACGTCTCCGGCAACGCGCTGGATGGCGGCCTCCCGGAGACCGTCGCCGCCCTGCCGTTCCTGCAGGTCCTCGACGTGTCGCGCAACGCCCTGACGGGCGCGCTGCCGCTGGCGCtagagacggcggcggcgctgcgacGCGTCAACTTCTCCTACAACGGATTCTCCGGCGAGGTGCCGGGCACCGGGGCCTTCGCGAGCTTCCCGCCGGACGCGTTCCTCGGCGACGCCGGCCTGTGCGGGCCCGTCGCTGGGTTGGCtccgtgcggcggtggcggcacgagGCACCGCGTGTTCCGTGACCAGCGCGTGGTGCTGCCCGTGGTGATCACGGTCGTTGGGTTCGCGCTGGCCATCGTCGGCGCCGTAGTGtgccgcgcggcggcgacagcggaGGTGCGGCGAGACTCGCGGCGCTCGATGTCGACGCTGCTgaccgacgccggcgacgagccggCGGAGAGGGACCACCCGAGGGTGTCGCACCGGGAGCTCGCCGAGGCGACGCGCGGCTTCGAGCCGTCGAGCCTCATCGGCGCGGGGCGGTTCGGGCGTGTCTACGAGGGCACGCTCCGCGACGGAACGCGCGTCGCCGTCAAGGTTCTCGACCccaagggcggcggcgaggtctccCGGAGCTTCAAGCGGGAGTGCCAGGTGCTGCGGCGGACACGCCACCGGAACCTGGTGCGCGTGGTCACCGCGTGCAGCCAGCCGGACTTCCACGCGCTCGTGCTCCCGCTGATGCCCAACGGCAGCCTCGAGAGCCGCCTCTACCCGCCCGACGGTGGGCCGGGgcgcggcctcggcctcgcgCAGGTggtcgccatcgccggcgacgTCGCCGAGGGGCTCGCCTACCTGCACCACTACGCGCCGGTCCGCGTCGTGCACTGCGACCTGAAGCCGAGCAACGTCCTCCTCGACGACGACATGACCGCCGTCGTGGCCGACTTCGGCATTGCGCAGCTGGTCAAGGACGTCGGCGACGACAGCGGCTTCTGCGGTGACACCGGCTCAGGTGATCCGTGCAACTCCATCACCGGATTGTTGCAAGGTTCAGTCGGCTACATCGCACCCG AGTACGGATTGGGAGGTCACCCATCAACCCAGGGCGACGTGTACAGCTACGGCGTGATGCTTCTCGAGCTGATCACGGGGAAGAGGCCGACCGACGTGATCTTCCAGGAGGGGCTCACGCTCCACGATTGGGTTAAGAGGCACTACCCGCACGACGTCGGCGAGGTCGTTGCGCGGTCGTGGCTGACGgacgcggcgtcggcggtggcggatgaGAGGCTCATGGCAGATGTCATGGGGGAGCTGATCGACCTCGGGCTCGAGTGCACGCAGCACTCGCCGTCGGCGCGGCCAACCATGGTGGAGGTGTGCCACGAGATCACCCTGCTCAAGGAAGACCTCGCCAAGCACCGGGGCGCGGCGGTCACGACGGCGAGGGGGCCAGCGTCGATGACGATGACGGCCAGCGAGCGGTCGTACTCCACCACGGATTCGTCTTTCTGA